The Syntrophotalea acetylenivorans genome contains the following window.
TCAAGGCAGGGGAAATGGGCAAAAGAGGGGCTTCTCTTTGCAAAGAAATGTGCTAATATGCACATTTTGATGTGCAGACAACGATTCGTTGAGTGTTCATTTGAACGGTTGAGGGGTTGCCGGCAGGTAGCGGTGACAATTGCCATAAAGGTGATGCGCAATGTCTAAACAGGATAAGGTTCCAAAAAGTCCAGCCGCATGGCTACTGGGCAAGCTGGCAGCGCCGTTGGAACGAATCGGCGTTGATAGTCTTTATTATCTGGAACAGGCCGGGCGCATGGGAATTTTTCTGTTTGCCTGCCTGCTGAATGCGATTCGGCCTCCTTATAAGCTGTTCCCGGTAATACGCCAGATCCATTTTATTGGCTACCGCTCTATCTTCGTCATTCTGTTTACGGGAACCTTTACCGGAATGGTGCTGGCTTTGCAGGGGTATTATACTCTGCGGAAGTTCGGCTCCGAAGGGCTGCTCGGCTCGGCTGTAGCCTTGAGCCTGTTGCGGGAGTTGGGTCCGGTAATCGCGGCCCTGATGGTGGTTGGCCGGGCCGGTTCGGCAATATGTGCCGAAATAGGCATCATGCGGAACTCCGAACAGATTGATGCCCTTGAATGCATGGCTATCGATCCATATAAATATCTGATGGCTCCGAAGTTCGTCGCCGGTATTATTTCGATGCCGATGCTGACCTTTGTTTTCGATATGGCCGGTATTCTGGGCGGCTATGTCGTCGGCGTCAGCATGCTGGGTGTGCCGGGGGGGAGCTATTTTCAGGAAATGTACCGCAGCGTTGACTGGGCCGATGTGGAGATGGGGCTGGTCAAGGCCCTGGTTTTCGGCCTGTTGATCATTTGGATCTCGGCTGCCAAGGGTTTCTTCCTCCATTTGGAACGTTCCGGAGGGTTTGGTGCGGAAGGGGTCAGCCGCACCACGACCAGTGCCGTAGTCCTTTCCTCGGTGGCTATTCTGGTTTGGGATTACCTGATCAGTGCCATTTTGCTTTGAAATGGCTAATCTTTTCCTAGGCGTGAATCGACCGAATATCCTATAATGGGAACATATCATTTGCAGAGGGATTAACGTTGGATGCACAGCAAAAAAAAATTGCCATTGAGCTGATCGATGTTGATCGCTCCTTTGGTCGCCAGCAGGTCCTGAAAAAGATCAACCTGGTGGTGGAAGAAGGAACGACCACGGTTATCGTTGGCGCCAGCGGGCAAGGCAAAAGTGTGATGCTCAAGCACATGCTCGGCCTGCTTAAGCCCGATAATGGTCAGGTTCTGGTTTATGGTCAGGATTTGGCTCGGTTGCGCAAGTCCCAGCTCAAGGAAGTGCGCAAAGATTATGGGGTATTGTTTCAAAACGTTGCCCTGTTCGACTCCATGAATATTTATGACAATGTGGCTTTGCCGTTGCGGGAGCGCACCACCGCCAGCGAAGCGGAAATTCGGGCCAATGTGGAGGAAAAGTTGGCTCTGATGGACCTTGCGGGGGTCAACGAGAAGTATCCTGCTCAGCTCAGTGGCGGCATGAAAAAGCGTGTAGGGTTGGCGCGAGCTCTGGTTATGAATCCACGCATCGTTTTTTTTGACGAACCGACCACCGGACTCGATGTCAATAAAAGCAATGAAATCTATCGCCTGTTTCACAAGACTCAGGCGAGGCTCAAGTACACGGCTGTGATCGTGAGCCACGATGTGCCCAAGATTTTCAAGCTGGCCGATCGTGTTGCACTTATTTCAGGCGGTGTCATCGAGGGCAGTATGTCCCCGGAAGAGTTCCAGCTTTCCAAAAATCCTACCATTCGCTCCTTTGTTCTGGAAACCATGGGGCCGATCTACTGTAGTGAAAAAGAGGAGAGGTTCATTCATGAAAAAGTTTAATGTTGAGATGGCGGTGGGAGTCTTCCTGGTGGTGGGTTTTGCCTGTTTCGCTTATCTCTCCGTAAAACTCGGTGATGTTAATTTATTTGGTAATTCTACCTACCAATTGAGCGCCCGCTTTCATTCTGTTTCCGGTCTGAAGGAAGGGGATATCGTGGAGATGGCGGGGGTGCAGATCGGTACGGTGAAAACCATTGAGCTCGACCCGGAGGAATATGAGGCGGTGGTGCATTTTGACCTCCGGACCGAGGTGCGTTTACAGGAAGACAGTATTGCTTCTATTCGAACTGCGGGAATCATCGGCAGCAAATATGTCGATATAACTCCGGGCGGCATGGAAGAATATATTAAGCCTGGCGGAGAACTCTTCGAAACAGAGTCGGCTATTAATCTGGAAAAGCTCGTTAGTAAGTATATATTTGAGAAGTAATCGGCGGGAGGATTGCGGTGCGAATCTTTATAATATCATTGTTATTTCTGCTCCTGGGCGGCTTGGGCTCTGTTTTGGCGCAGGATACAGTCCTGAACGATTCATCGGCAATCAATCCGGAGCCTGCTCCAGCAGTCAGCGCTATTGCAGAGGATTCCCAAGCGGCAGAGGATTTCGTCGCTAATGACGATTTCTTTGGGGTTGATGATGATGAAGATTTTACTGACGGTGATCTAGAATCCTTTGATATTAATGATCCCATAGAGCCCTTCAATCGCGGGATGTTCTGGTTTAACGACAAGCTTTACTTCTATCTGCTTAAGCCCATTGCCAGGGGGTATCGAGTGGTACCGGAACCGGCTCGCCAGTCCGTGGCCAATTTTTTCAGCAATCTCGGCACGCCGGTGCGTTTTGTTAGTTCGGTACTGCAGTTGAAATTTACGGATGCTGGCACCGAGTTGGGGCGTCTGGTGGTCAATTCCACGGTAGGCATCGCCGGTCTGTTCGATCCAGCCAAAAAATATCTCGGCTGGCGCAAAAAGGATGAAGATCTGGGCCAGACCTTTGGCAACTATGGGGTTGGCAGCGGTTTTTATATCGTTTGGCCGCTGCTTGGGCCTTCTTCAGTCCGGGACACGGTCGGGATGGTTGGTGACTATTTTCTCGATCCGTTGCACTATGCAGGTATGAAGCCTATGGAACGGGTTGCACTCAAAGGGCTGGAAATGGAAACCAAATTATCGTTGGACAAAGATACCTATGAGGGTATTAAGCGACAGGCGCTTGATCCTTATCTGTATATCCGTACTACCTACGCCCAGCATCGTGAGGGAAAAATCAAAAAATAGAGGCTTTGTAAACTTCTGAAAATCTTAACAGAATGATATGTAATTAAAAAAGTAGGGCGTAATCTGGGCGATGCCTTGCTGGGAGAAAAGAAAATGTACGTCAAAAAATCGTTGCTGTTTGCTTTAACGCTGGTGCTGTTGGCTGCCGTAAGCGTCATGGCGGCCGTGCCGAGGCCGACGAATCAACTGCGGGTGGCTGTGGATCGCATCATCGAAGTGCTGCGTGATAAGGATCTTTCCCGTGACCAGGTCTTGCAGGAAGTTTCCAACCTGGTGCGTAATAAGTTCGACTTCTGGGCCATGTCCCAGAGAACTCTGGGCAAAAACTGGAGAAAAGCTACCGAAGAAGAAAAACAACAGTTTGTCAGACTGTTTGCCCAGTTGTTGGAAGATACCTATCGGGGACGGCTCAAGGCTTATACCTACAACGATGAGCATGTTGAATATATTGGCGAACGGATCAATGGGACGCGGGCGATAGTGGATACCATCGTGGTGACCAATAAGGAGATCCCCGTCTCATACAAAATGCGTCTCAAGGGCGAGGAATGGTTGGTCTACGATGTCATCATTGAAGAGGTCAGCCTGATTGCCAATTACCGCAATAGTTACGGCGAGATAGTGGCAGACGAAGGTTTCCAGGGTCTGCTTGCCCGGATGGAGGTCAAGATTAAGGAGTTGGCTGAAAATAGCAATCAGGACCAGAAGGGCTCTGGAGAAAATGTGCCGAAGCCCCAAGGAAATAACGCGCCATGAAGCAGATGGGTGCTGCCGAGGGACTCTTGCATGACAAGTTGTCTTTTTTCCGCGGCTTAAGTGCGGATCAGATGGCTCTTCAGCAAGCGTATTTTTCTGTAAGGCAGGTAGTTGCGGGCGAAGAATTATGGCATGAGGGGGAGGCTGGCGAGTATCTGGCCTTTGTGCTTTCCGGCTGCATGCAATTGAAAAAAGATACCGAATTTGGCGGTACGCCGGTGGTTGTCGGGGTTTTTTCCGCCGGTGCGGTGATTGGTGAATTGTCTTTTTCCCGGAATGATGTGCGGGTGGTTACCGCTGCAGCCCTTGAAGATAGTCAAGTCGCTGTCCTGACCCGGCCGCATTTTGAAGCCTTGGTCAAGGATCATCCCGAATTGGGGGTCAAGTTGCTTGAGGCTGTGCTGCAGGCTACCTGCAAACGCCTGGAAAAATCCTACGAGCGTCTGGCGGCTATTTTTTGAACGGCCGGAAGAATGAAGAAAAAGGCAAAAAGGCAGCCCGCAGTGGCTGCCTTTTTTTATGCTCTCTATTTTGTGGATAGAATCTATTTTGCATCTTTGATGTTGAAGCGAATCGGCACCATGACCTTTCCGGCAACGGCCCGGCCATTACGCAGTGCCGCTTGGAATTTCCAGCGATAAACGGCATTTAGCGCAGTCCGGTCCAGAATCTGATAACCTGATGAACGACGCACCGTGATTTTACGCACTTCTCCTGCCGCCGAAACCTCTACCAGCAGCAATACTTCCCCTTCCCATCCGCGCCGCCGGGCAGTGCTCGGATAGGATGGTGGAGGATTGGAGCCGTAGGCAAAGGGGGTCTCGACCGGTGAGCCGGAGCCTGCTTGCCCGCCTTGGCTATGGCCTGATCCTGGGCCAGTCCCAGTACCGAAGCCGCTTCCTGTAGCGTGTCCAATGCCGGTGTCTTTGGAAGCAGATGTCTCTGGGATATTATCCAAGTTGTACTGGCGGTCAGCGATGGGTTCGACAGTCACTGCATGCATGGATTTATTTGTGGTTATGCTCTCTTCTGGTGTGGGTGGTATTTCCGGGGGGCTTATGATGGTGTCCGTTTCATGGTAGGCAGGATCCTCCTTAGTGACTTTTGTTGAGGCGACAGGTGTTGT
Protein-coding sequences here:
- a CDS encoding energy transducer TonB, whose protein sequence is MLAKKPLIFWVTFSLALHVVILAWCPVPSFYSPPSPIYLVVDLFSGPATSGTGHGLDDESADGGKTKDSPTALPNYPKHRLKKDRSPQLTTPVASTKVTKEDPAYHETDTIISPPEIPPTPEESITTNKSMHAVTVEPIADRQYNLDNIPETSASKDTGIGHATGSGFGTGTGPGSGHSQGGQAGSGSPVETPFAYGSNPPPSYPSTARRRGWEGEVLLLVEVSAAGEVRKITVRRSSGYQILDRTALNAVYRWKFQAALRNGRAVAGKVMVPIRFNIKDAK
- the mlaD gene encoding outer membrane lipid asymmetry maintenance protein MlaD gives rise to the protein MKKFNVEMAVGVFLVVGFACFAYLSVKLGDVNLFGNSTYQLSARFHSVSGLKEGDIVEMAGVQIGTVKTIELDPEEYEAVVHFDLRTEVRLQEDSIASIRTAGIIGSKYVDITPGGMEEYIKPGGELFETESAINLEKLVSKYIFEK
- a CDS encoding ABC transporter ATP-binding protein, which gives rise to MDAQQKKIAIELIDVDRSFGRQQVLKKINLVVEEGTTTVIVGASGQGKSVMLKHMLGLLKPDNGQVLVYGQDLARLRKSQLKEVRKDYGVLFQNVALFDSMNIYDNVALPLRERTTASEAEIRANVEEKLALMDLAGVNEKYPAQLSGGMKKRVGLARALVMNPRIVFFDEPTTGLDVNKSNEIYRLFHKTQARLKYTAVIVSHDVPKIFKLADRVALISGGVIEGSMSPEEFQLSKNPTIRSFVLETMGPIYCSEKEERFIHEKV
- a CDS encoding Crp/Fnr family transcriptional regulator, whose translation is MKQMGAAEGLLHDKLSFFRGLSADQMALQQAYFSVRQVVAGEELWHEGEAGEYLAFVLSGCMQLKKDTEFGGTPVVVGVFSAGAVIGELSFSRNDVRVVTAAALEDSQVAVLTRPHFEALVKDHPELGVKLLEAVLQATCKRLEKSYERLAAIF
- a CDS encoding MlaC/ttg2D family ABC transporter substrate-binding protein, with product MYVKKSLLFALTLVLLAAVSVMAAVPRPTNQLRVAVDRIIEVLRDKDLSRDQVLQEVSNLVRNKFDFWAMSQRTLGKNWRKATEEEKQQFVRLFAQLLEDTYRGRLKAYTYNDEHVEYIGERINGTRAIVDTIVVTNKEIPVSYKMRLKGEEWLVYDVIIEEVSLIANYRNSYGEIVADEGFQGLLARMEVKIKELAENSNQDQKGSGENVPKPQGNNAP
- a CDS encoding MlaE family ABC transporter permease; its protein translation is MGIFLFACLLNAIRPPYKLFPVIRQIHFIGYRSIFVILFTGTFTGMVLALQGYYTLRKFGSEGLLGSAVALSLLRELGPVIAALMVVGRAGSAICAEIGIMRNSEQIDALECMAIDPYKYLMAPKFVAGIISMPMLTFVFDMAGILGGYVVGVSMLGVPGGSYFQEMYRSVDWADVEMGLVKALVFGLLIIWISAAKGFFLHLERSGGFGAEGVSRTTTSAVVLSSVAILVWDYLISAILL
- a CDS encoding VacJ family lipoprotein, which gives rise to MRIFIISLLFLLLGGLGSVLAQDTVLNDSSAINPEPAPAVSAIAEDSQAAEDFVANDDFFGVDDDEDFTDGDLESFDINDPIEPFNRGMFWFNDKLYFYLLKPIARGYRVVPEPARQSVANFFSNLGTPVRFVSSVLQLKFTDAGTELGRLVVNSTVGIAGLFDPAKKYLGWRKKDEDLGQTFGNYGVGSGFYIVWPLLGPSSVRDTVGMVGDYFLDPLHYAGMKPMERVALKGLEMETKLSLDKDTYEGIKRQALDPYLYIRTTYAQHREGKIKK